The Juglans microcarpa x Juglans regia isolate MS1-56 chromosome 2S, Jm3101_v1.0, whole genome shotgun sequence genome has a window encoding:
- the LOC121253300 gene encoding LOW QUALITY PROTEIN: myb family transcription factor EFM-like (The sequence of the model RefSeq protein was modified relative to this genomic sequence to represent the inferred CDS: deleted 2 bases in 1 codon) produces the protein MASPLELSLDFKPHSYSMLLKSFGGQSEQTQKLEDFLSRLEEERLKIDAFKRELPLCMQLLSNALEAHRQQLRAYRSANQGPRPVLEEFIPLKQSTSESSEKSSNNSDKANWMTSAQLWSQASDGTKPQSTILFHNEPEIGLDTCPKLALDNKQRNGGAFHPFSKERNSFPSPNLRALPDLALASAERQLEDKKCLETENGISSPRREDTGKGGSGGVGVEQAKRPGNSSDGQTTATTTAPNTNQTHRKARRCWSPDLHRRFVNALQMLGGSQVATPKQIRELMKVDGLTNDEVKSHLQKYRLHTRRPSPNPQTAGAQAPQLVVLGGIWMPPEYATAAAAAAHTGASALYGAHPASHAQPHYCGPGLPQEFYAAPPPPPHGHQLHHHSVHHQLHVYNATCQTHSSPKSDARGQELYRSESIEDGKSDSSSWKGTESGENGGAGKGLGALRRDHDGEESNGSGITLKF, from the exons ATGGCATCCCCTTTGGAACTAAGCCTGGACTTCAAGCCCCACAGCTACTCTATGCTTCTGAAGTCTTTTGGAGGCCAAAGTGAACAGACCCAGAAGCTCGAAGACTTCCTTTCTCGCCTCGAGGAAGAACGCCTCAAGATTGATGCTTTCAAGCGCGAGCTTCCCCTTTGCATGCAACTTCTTTCCAATG ctctGGAGGCTCATAGGCAGCAGCTACGGGCCTACAGATCAGCAAACCAAGGTCCAAGGCCGGTTCTCGAAGAATTCATACCCCTCAAACAATCAACATCTGAGAGCTCAGAGAAATCATCAAACAATTCTGACAAGGCAAACTGGATGACATCCGCTCAGTTATGGAGCCAAGCAAGTGACGGAACCAAACCACAATCCACAATTCTATTCCATAACGAACCCGAGATCGGCTTAGATACTTGTCCAAAACTAGCTTTGGATAACAAACAGAGAAATGGAGGTGCATTCCACCCTTTCTCCAAAGAAAGGAACTCGTTCCCGAGTCCAAATTTGAGGGCTCTTCCTGATTTGGCTCTTGCCTCTGCCGAGAGACAGTTGGAGGATAAAAAGTGTTTGGAGACTGAGAATGGGATTTCTTCTCCCAGAAGAGAGGATACCGGTAAGGGTGGCAGTGGTGGGGTCGGGGTTGAGCAAGCAAAACGACCTGGTAATTCTTCAGATGGGCAAACGACTGCAACAACTACAGCTCCTAACACAAATCAGACTCACAGGAAGGCAAGGAGGTGTTGGTCACCAGATTTACATAGGAGATTCGTGAATGCTCTTCAGATGCTTGGTGGTTCTCAAG TGGCAACTCCAAAACAGATCAGGGAGCTGATGAAGGTCGACGGTTTGACCAATGATGAAGTGAAAAGCCACCTgcag AAATACAGGCTTCACACCAGACGACCCAGCCCAAACCCCCAAACAGCCGGAGCCCAAGCACCGCAGCTCGTAGTCCTAGGTGGCATATGGATGCCACCAGAGTATGCCACGgcggcagcagcagcagctcaTACGGGAGCCTCAGCCCTATATGGTGCACATCCTGCCTCCCATGCACAACCACACTACTGTGGACCAGGATTGCCACAAGAATTCTATGCTGCACCACCCCCTCCACCTCACGGCCACCAGTTACACCACCACAGTGTCCACCACCAACTCCACGTGTACAATGCCACGTGCCAGACCCATAGCTCACCTAAATCCGATGCCAGAGGACAAGAG CTGTACCGGTCGGAGAGCATCGAGGATGGAAAGTCGGATAGTAGCAGCTGGAAGGGTACTGAGAGTGGTGAGAATGGAGGGGCGGGAAAAGGGTtgggtgcacttagaagagatCATGATGGTGAGGAAAGTAATGGAAGTGGGATCACTCTCAAGTTCTGA